The sequence TCACCATCCAAGAGCGCGCTTTCGCGGGCGCTCGGCAAGTCGAAGAGCATTACCTTCGGGAAGCCGACCTCGAACGGTCCATCGGTGTAAAGGCCCGAATCGAAGAAGCCATTTCGGGACTTTCAGAAAAAATGCTTGGCGAGGACTTGGTCGATTCCCAGCCTTCCTCGGGACGCACCATCAGCAAGCGGAAAGACATTGATGACGGAGTGCCCCTCCGATGAACGCCCCTGTTGAACTACTCGAATTTAATGACTTGTCGGTCGACGTAATCGAACCGGGCGCTCGGGCTCCGGCAGGAGCTGTTGCCTGCGAGCTGGGTCAGCACGTCAGGTTCAACACGGAACTTCTCGAATCCTTCTCCTCCACCAACTGGCGGCCCCTTGTCTACGACGCGCTCGTCGTTGCCGCTGCTGTCGAGTTTTGCGACCGGAGACTGCCTCGCAGCACGATGAACTGGGGGCGACGCTTCGATGTCCGTATTCCCGTCCACGATGTCGAACGCTGGTCGGATCTGCGCGTGAAGCGCGCACTGATCGACGCTCTCGAACTGGTGACCGGGGATAAATGGGAAGTCGAATTTCGGGCTCGCCGCGCGCAGGCAGCGGCGCCAGCGCAAAGCCGAATCGAATTTCCATACGACGCCGAAGCGGTCATCGCTTACAGCGAAGGCATGGACTCCTGCGCGGTTGCGGGACTTGAAGCCAAGCATCTCGGAAGCCGCCTGGTCCGCGTGAGGATTGGCAATAAGAAACCCAATATCCCGAAAAAGCAGCGTGCCAGCACGCCTTTTGCGGCCGTGCCGTATTCCGTCCGGACTGACATGAAAGGCAAAGAGACGAGCGCAAGAAGCCGGGGATTCAAGTTTGCGCTGGTGTCGGCGATCGGGGCGTATCTCATCAACGCGCCCTCCGTTATCGTTCCGGAGAGCGGCCAAGGGGCCCTGGCCCCGGCAATCCTTCCGGTCGGGCAGGCGTATGCCGACTATCGGAACCATCCTGTGTTCACGGCGAAGATGGAAGAGTTTGTCGAAGGCCTGTTCGGATCGAAAGTACGATACCTGTTCCCGCGCCTGTGGTCGACGAAAGGCGAGACGCTACGAGCCTTCATCGAAACCTGCGGGCCCGACGCCGCAAGCTGGGAACGCACCCGATCATGCTGGCAGCAATCACGGCATATCTCTGTCGCCGCGGCTCGACCGCAATGCGGAGTTTGCGCGGCGTGTATGCTGCGCCGCCTGAGCGTTCACGCGGCAGGATTGAAGGAAGGCGACGACACCTACCTGTGGAACAATCTCGACGCAGCCATCTTCGAAGGTGGGGCGCACAACGAATTTAGCCGCGTAACCGGCGCTTTGCGCGACTACGCGCTGGCAGGTATGCTGCATCTTGAGCATTTTGCCACGCTGAGGCAGTCTGCCCAATACACGCTGGTCAAGCGCCGCGCGCTGAGCGAGCTTGCTCGATCACTGAATGAGCCTGTGGAAACGGTAGGCGATCGATTTGATCGTCTGCTGCGACAACACGCCTTGGAGTGGTCAGCTTTCAAGGAGGGACTGAGCGAAACGTCGTTCGTGAGGAAGTGGGTCAACGCTGTATCATGAGTAACAGAGCCGACGAACTGAGTCCGGTTGTGCTGGGCGAGCGGCTGAAGGTCGCGAGGGAGACTGCTAACCTGAAGCAGGAGACGGGTGCGAAGGCGGCCGGGATCGCGCGAACGACGCTCATCGCGATCGAAAAGGGGCAACGGCCCGTTCGTGTCGAGGAATTGCAGGCTCTCGCCCGTTGCTACGGCGTATCGGTGAATTCTCTGCTTCGCCGGGAGTCCGTGCATGTCGATTTGGTTCCTCGCTTCAGGTCGCTTCCCGACGCTGGAGATGTCGGAACCGACGAAGCCGCGCGTAAGCTGAACGACTTGGTGCGCGCCGAAGTCGAGCTGGAAAACATTTTGGGGGTCGAAAGGCCGCGAAATTACCCGCCCGAAAGAACCATCCTCAGCGGCGACGTTCGCGCTCAGGCAGAGCAGGATGCCCGCGACTTGCGGCACTGGCTGGGCCTCGGCGAAGGGCCAGTACAGGATCTTTTCGCACTGATGGATTTGCAGCTCGGCATTCGCGTCTACAGCCGAAGGCTCGATTCGAAAGTGTCCGGTCTTTTCGCTTACGATGACGCGGTAGGGGCGTGCATCCTGATCAATGCGAGCCATCGAAGGGACCGTCGAAACCAAAGCGGAGGCCACGAACTCGGGCACTTCACCGCGACGCGCCGGCTGCCGGAAATTTATAGAGACGAGAAATACGAAAACTCGCGCGAAGAACGCTATGCCAATGCGTTTGGCCGAGCGTTCCTGACTCCGGCGCGAGCGGTCATGCAAAAATTCAAGGAGCTGACGGCGGGATCGAGCCATCTCACCCGTCGCCATATCATCCTGCTGGCGCACTTCTTCGGCGTCTCGCGACAAGCCATGGTGTTGCGGCTTGAAGAGCTCGAGTTGACGAAAAAAGGCACCTGGGACTGGTTCAAAGACAATGGGGGAATAACCGACGAACAAGTCAGGCAGGTCATTGGGCCTGCGGCTTTCGAGGCCGTTGGAGAAGAGAAGCCGCTATCCTCGCGCCTCTATCTGCTGGCGATCGAGGCTTACAGAAAAAGCCTGATTAGCGAAGGCCAGATGTCCGAAATGCTGAAACTCGGACGCGCGCAAGTCCGCGAATTGCTCGATGAGGCGGCCGCTGAAGAGGAAGAGGTGGATGACCTTTTCAAGCTTCCTCACTGAGGAGGATTTCCAGCTCGTTCTGGACTCCAGTGTTGTCATCAATGTTCTGGCGACGGGCTACGCGCCGGCGATTCTCAAAGCGCTGGCCGTGCCTGTAGTCGTTACTGATTACGTCGTTGGCGAAATTGAGAAGGGCACTGCGAGCGGCGGAGCGGAGAGTGGGCTTTTGAACGAGCTGATCGCGGATAACGTCGTGCGCATGGCG is a genomic window of Methylocystis sp. MJC1 containing:
- a CDS encoding 7-cyano-7-deazaguanine synthase yields the protein MNAPVELLEFNDLSVDVIEPGARAPAGAVACELGQHVRFNTELLESFSSTNWRPLVYDALVVAAAVEFCDRRLPRSTMNWGRRFDVRIPVHDVERWSDLRVKRALIDALELVTGDKWEVEFRARRAQAAAPAQSRIEFPYDAEAVIAYSEGMDSCAVAGLEAKHLGSRLVRVRIGNKKPNIPKKQRASTPFAAVPYSVRTDMKGKETSARSRGFKFALVSAIGAYLINAPSVIVPESGQGALAPAILPVGQAYADYRNHPVFTAKMEEFVEGLFGSKVRYLFPRLWSTKGETLRAFIETCGPDAASWERTRSCWQQSRHISVAAARPQCGVCAACMLRRLSVHAAGLKEGDDTYLWNNLDAAIFEGGAHNEFSRVTGALRDYALAGMLHLEHFATLRQSAQYTLVKRRALSELARSLNEPVETVGDRFDRLLRQHALEWSAFKEGLSETSFVRKWVNAVS
- a CDS encoding XRE family transcriptional regulator; its protein translation is MSNRADELSPVVLGERLKVARETANLKQETGAKAAGIARTTLIAIEKGQRPVRVEELQALARCYGVSVNSLLRRESVHVDLVPRFRSLPDAGDVGTDEAARKLNDLVRAEVELENILGVERPRNYPPERTILSGDVRAQAEQDARDLRHWLGLGEGPVQDLFALMDLQLGIRVYSRRLDSKVSGLFAYDDAVGACILINASHRRDRRNQSGGHELGHFTATRRLPEIYRDEKYENSREERYANAFGRAFLTPARAVMQKFKELTAGSSHLTRRHIILLAHFFGVSRQAMVLRLEELELTKKGTWDWFKDNGGITDEQVRQVIGPAAFEAVGEEKPLSSRLYLLAIEAYRKSLISEGQMSEMLKLGRAQVRELLDEAAAEEEEVDDLFKLPH